In a single window of the Rhodamnia argentea isolate NSW1041297 chromosome 2, ASM2092103v1, whole genome shotgun sequence genome:
- the LOC115728162 gene encoding nucleotide-sugar uncharacterized transporter 2 isoform X2, with protein sequence MTFNFMVAVGIILANKLVMGRIGFNFPIFLTLIHYCTAWVLMAIFKTLSLLPVSPPSKTTPFSSIFALGAVMSFATGLANASLKHNSVGFYQMAKIAVTPTIVLAEFMLFKKRVSMEKVLALVVVSLGVAVATVTDVEFNVYGFCIAVIWIIPSAINKILWSNLQQQSNWTALALMWKTTPVTIFFLLPLMPLLDPPGVLSFNWDLRNSSAILISAFLGFLLQWSGALALGATSATSHVVLGQFKTCVILLGGYIFFHSDPGSVSICGAVTALCGMSVYTSLNLKEPVGTTRKHLPKQALPVSTKSLNEQTSEPDVHDPANIA encoded by the exons GAGAATCGGGTTCAACTTTCCGATCTTCCTCACGCTGATCCACTACTGCACTGCCTGGGTCCTGATGGCGATTTTCAAGACGCTGTCGCTGTTGCCGGTCTCGCCCCCATCCAAAACCACTCCTTTCTCTTCCATCTTCGCTTTAGGAGCTGTCATGTCCTTCGCCACCGGCCTCGCCAATGCCAGCCTCAAGCACAACAG TGTTGGATTCTACCAAATGGCTAAGATAGCAGTCACTCCAACCATTGTACTCGCCGAGTTCATGCTTTTCAAGAAGAGGGTTTCCATGGAAAAG GTTCTGGCATTGGTAGTTGTTTCGCTCGGCGTGGCTGTTGCGACTGTGACGGATGTGGAGTTCAATGTGTACGGCTTCTGCATCGCGGTTATTTGGATAATCCCCAGTGCCATAAATAAGATCCTCTGGTCTAACCTGCAACAGCAAAGCAATTGGACGGCCTTAGC GTTGATGTGGAAGACGACCCCGGTGACCATCTTTTTCCTGTTGCCGCTGATGCCATTGCTGGACCCTCCAGGAGTGTTGTCTTTCAACTGGGACTTGCGAAACTCGAGCGCAATTTTGATTTCGGCCTTCTTAGGCTTTCTCCTACAGTGGTCCGGCGCACTGGCTCTAGG TGCGACTTCAGCCACTTCCCATGTCGTTCTAGGACAGTTCAAAACGTGCGTGATCCTCCTCGGAGGCTACATCTTCTTCCACTCCGATCCGGGGTCGGTGAGCATCTGCGGCGCCGTGACGGCACTCTGCGGGATGTCGGTCTACACGTCGCTTAACCTGAAGGAGCCCGTGGGGACAACGAGGAAGCACCTTCCGAAGCAGGCATTGCCTGTATCAACCAAGTCACTCAATGAACAAACCTCGGAGCCCGATGTACATGACCCTGCAAATATTGCCTGA